ACTTCCTTCCCAGCATTTGATCCTAAAAGAGAAGACAAGTCAGCATATATTGCTGCCCCCACcgcttgggggtggggagagtgtGCCAGGCTGGCACAGTGGGTTCTAGGATGCAGAGGTGTTTATTTGTTCTCAGAGCATGACCTGCAAAGACAAGCACACGTGGGAATATGTCCCTGACCTGGGCCAGGTGGAGTGGGAGGGAGATGTTTTGAAGTGAGAACCTTCAGAATGTGCACTCGGTGTGGAGCAAGGGAGAGGAAGGCATGAAGGAGGGATGTGTTACTGGATAGGAGGATGGACAGATGCCCTCAGAAGTACTGCTGGCTCTGTAAAGCCTGCCAGGCCTGGTGCTTGGAGTCCCTTCCTCCAGGGAGAGCCCTTTGCTGATTCCATACCAACAGGTTTGTGTGTACCTCTGGGGTgctggcagggagagggaggttgcCGAGCCTAACCTGGGGCTCCCAGTCTACTCCCCTGTCGCTCTTGTCCCTGCAGTTCTGACTGCCAGCCAGGTTGCTGAAAGACTGCAAGGGTGAGTGCAGGCCAGGTTAGGGCTGAGGGGGCAGAGTTAAGCGTGGTGCTTTTAATGTTGATGGGACTCTCTTCCTTCAGACCACTGTGGCCTATTGTCATAAAGGGGGCTGGGGAGAGAAGTAGCTCAGAGTGCTCTAGCCCTGTTCCTGGGGGCCCGGGTCCTGTAGGCAGGGTTGGGCTGGGTATGGTATGGATGTTCTAATGGCAAGTGGGCTGAGGTCAGGCTCTTGACCTGGTGGTGGTGTATGTTGCTTCTCACTCCCCTTGGTCCCCACGGCAGGCATGTGTGCCTTGGCCTGGGGCTTGTCTGGAGTGAAGGGAGAAAGGGCATCTGCTGGGGTTGAGGCTCTGGGCTCACGATTCTTCCTCTTTTGGTATCTTCGCAGGGTAGTAGTGGGAAGCCCAGGTGGGGTGGAAACAGGTGGGAATTTttacctccctctccctccatcttTAGGTGGAGGGGATGAGGCTGAGAATTTACCCTTGGATGGGGAGTTATTGTAAGGTGAAAAATAGGGTCAGGAGACTCTCTGGAAGCTGATTCTTATGAGAAATCCATGGGTTTGGGACCTGGCTGTGTTCTACCTGTGAGGCTGACCTCCCTGCTCCCAGAACCATCTTTGGAGCCACCTGTGCCTCTGTTTGGTTGGACTCCTTCCTGTGGTCTGCCCCTGGTGGTAGCAGCCGAGCTGACCTGCCTCAGCCCACCTCTGTGTGGGTCTGCCTTCTTTGGGCCCTGGGTTCCTGGGAGAATCTGGGCAAGCTCTGGACAGCTCATGCTCTTTCCACAGGTGCCCTTCCTACCCCAAGCCACACTCCTTATGGGCTGGCTGGCCAAAGCCTGGCTTCTGCCCCTTCAGGACTCACTGCCCACATTTCCTGTGCAAAGAAGCTGGTTGGCTTGAAAAGTTAGATGTGTAGGGGTTTCCCCAGGATATTTCCACCTGGACAGGCAGGGGCCAAGGAACGGGGGTCCTGGAAGCTTAGAGCCAGGGCTGGGAGACCGGCCATGAGGAGGGAGACTGCTCAGAAGGCAGAGGGTGAGGCCACTGAGATCTGCCTCTGACGGTGGCTCAGTGGCAAGGCAGCCAATTTTTGTGGCCTTCTGTCTGTGTCCTAGAGAAGTGAGAAGCTCTAGTTTGAGAGCACGCCCCTGCCTGCATCTCTGGAGTCGGCCTCACTCTGTGGATAAGCACCAGTGCAGGGGGCGTTCCTCCCTGAAAGGACCCTGCCCTGGACAGATGAAGGCCAGAACCTGGTCTCCAGTGTCCTAAGAGCACCTGCCCTGTCCCCATCCCCAGAGTCCCTGAGAAGCCCCTGGTGACATCCAGAGTTGCTGCTACTGTCACACTGCCAGCCTTGGGAGACAAAGGGTGGACCATCAGGGCACCTGTTGGTTGACATTCTCCACAGGTGGCTTATCTTCCTTAGCCGGGTAGGCTGCCCCTCAAAGAAACAAGACACCTTGTCACACCCAATGACAGCCCATCATTACTTCTGCTTCTGCAAGGGATCAATAGAACCCAGGCTGTTTCAAGTGTCAGAATTCCAGGTGCCCTGCTAGGTCCTATAAGTTCTGGCTTTGTCCAGCCAGATACCTAGGCCCGGCCTTTCTCTGGTCTCGTTATCCCCCATGCCAGCtggtgttttctttgcttttagtcCTAAAaggggccaggcttggtggctcatgtttgtaatcccagcactttgggagaccaggtgggcagatcacgaggccaggagttcgagcccagcctggccaacatggtgaaacctcatctctcctaaaaatacaaaaattattcaggtgtggtggcacacgctgaggcacaagaatggcttgagcctgggaggcagaagttgcagtaagccaagatcgcgccactgcactccagcctgggtgagagactctatctcaaaaaaaaaaaaaaaaaaaaaaaaaaagggatgtaAGGCGCTTTCAGATTAGTTTTCCCAGACGTAAATTCCTTGTTGAGTAGAACCTTAGAAGCTTCAGCATGGGATAGAGGAAAGAACACTTGGTTAGGTTTGGATCGGATCCTGCCTATCAGATGAGATGATTTCTCTCTGGGGTTGGAGTGAGGATTAAAATAGCTTTGCCTGGCATCTTTCTCTTTGGGAGGCACTTGATAATGTTACATGTTGGGGTCTTCTCTCTGTACCCTGGCCCAAGTAGGTAAATCCAGCCTATGTGTGTGTTGTGGCCCCTGGTCCTGAAGCAGGGGGTGGGGCGTGGGACTCAGGGGCCTTTCCAGTCTTGGCATTAACCAGGAGGCTCACGGTTTTGTCTCCCTCCACAGCCTGGACGTGTCTCCTCAGGTAGAATCTGACCCAGCTGCTCTTCCTCACCACCTCCCCTGCTCCCCCTGGGCTCCGGCCCCTCCCACTCCTGCTCCCACTGCTGCTCCCATGCTAAGCGCTAACCTTTTTGCAGCCGCCTCCCccgctgctgccactgctgccgCCGCTGCCACCACCACCGCCGCCCCTGAAGCCACCCCACCTGGATTATTGGGTCTTACCAACCCGTTCCTCACCTCTTTGCAGAGCAACCCCTTCTTCGAGGAGCTCATAGCCGACATAGCACTAAACTCTCCTTCAcctgctccctctctccccagtGCCTCGAGGGCCAGCCCCACCCCCCTGGCCTCCCCTGGGAAAGCCCTGCCTGAGTGGGACAACACCTTCAACGTCTTTGCTGCCAGCAGGCTGCGTCCAGAGGCCAGGAGCGAGATCCTGGCCCCTGCAGGAGTGGGGCTGGAGGCGGCAGGGCTGCAAGACCCAGGCCCCGGGGCCATGACTGCGAAGGCAGCTGAGCCCCAGGGAGagcctgggggaggaggaggaggaagaggtgggagCAGCGTGTGGCTGGAGCCCAGGGTTCCTCTGGACTTGGGACCGGACCACCAGAGCGCGAGTGCGGCTGACCCGGGGCTCCTCGGGTCGGTAGGGACCGGCCTGCCCTCCTCGTCAGCCCAGCTGCAGCTGAGAGCCTCAGCCTCAGAACCAGACAGGGAACTGCCAGCCCCGGAAGGGGAAGCAGGGCAGAGTCCGGCAGACAGTGGGACATCGCTATTTAGCTCCCCAGAAGTGATCAGTGTGTGGGAGAGGCTGCCGGGCCCAGAGAGCGCTGCTGAGGGCCAGGACGATGAGTCCTCCCGAGGCGAAAACCAGCTTTGCCCTGACGTCGAGACAGCTGATGATGCCTGGCCTTGGGATGTGGTCACCATTTCTCCTGCAGCTGAGACGGCCTCACTAGTCTTGAGGGGAGAGTCTGATGAGCCTCCTCCCCAGGTGCAGCCTGAATCGCCAGAAACTGTGAGCCCCAAGGGGAGCGAGGGGCTTCCGCCACTGGAGCCCGAGCCTAAACCCGAGTGGGTGTCTGACAAGGGGCTGCAGCCCAGCACCCCACCTCCCAAGCCACCGCGCCTCTTCACACCCTCAAgatcccaggaggaggaggaggaggagaaggctgCAGTGGGGCTGAGTAACAGGGggccagagacagagggagaagatgCCTTCCCAAGTGCACTGGTTGTTGGTCCCCCGGAGaccaaggaggagggagagaagcgtGAGTCGGAGGAGTCTGACAGCTGCTCCTCTGCAACCCTGCTGGGCCAGCCTGGCCTGGAAGAGCTAGTGGAGGACGCCAGCCCTCCTGTGTCTGGGCCCTGCCTGTCTGCACCCGCCAGCTGCCCTGAGGGTCCTGCCCCCATACCCTGTCACTCAAAGAGCTTGGCTCTTCAGAGTCAGCACATCTGGGGTGCTCCAGAGGTTGGAGAAGGCCCTGAGGCTCCTGAGGCCCAGGGCCAGGATCCAGTAGGAGAGGGGCTTGGGTCCCTGTcagtcacctcccagcaggctgATGTGTGGGTCTCCAAGGAAGATGCCTTGAACCCCTTCTTGTTTCAGGGGAGCCGAGATCCTCCCAGCCTCTTATCTGCATCCCTGCCAGGGTCGAGGGAATCTTCTATTCATTCTGGTCCAGAAGAGCTGCCCACTCCCCCAGAGCCTGACTTTCCACCGCCCCCTCTCCCGCCTTGGGCCAGCCACCACCGTGGGGGGCCCAGCCCTCCATGCTCTCCCCTGTCTGAAGCCTGGCCCCTGACCACCTCCTCCGCACCACCAGGGGAGCCAGCCTTACTCCCTGGCCCCCTTGAGCCCTCCCCACCTGGGGGCTCCCCTGCCCTACTTAGGGAGGACCTCGCTgcagccaccccagcctccctgctTGTGCTTCTGCCCTTGGAGACACGACCAGCTGAGGAGCCACAGCCCAGTGCCAGGTGAGCATCCACCCCCAGAACACTGTCCAGGAGGAAGGGGGTGGACAGGGGGCAGAACAGTCCAAGGGACTGAGGGGTTCACACTCCAGCCTCATCCTTTGTGGGGCAGGTGAGGGTCTCTTTTACCCCAGAGGCAAGACGGTACAGGCTTTGAAGACAGGAGCTTTCTATGGTGCCACCTCTGAAGCTGCCTTCTTGGGACTTGGGATAATCAAGGCAGCCCCCCACAAGCCAGGGATTTGGAGAACAGCACTGATGAGGTGCAGGGCATAAGGAATGAAGTGGGGAGAGCTGTTGTGGGCTGGCAGGGAAGGCGAGCTGTGCTGTAGGCCCTTCCGGAGCATGTGCACTCGGCCGCAGGGGAGCTGTGGGCGGGGGGTGGTGGAACTTGTCAAGCAGGGGGCAGTTCTTGGGGCAGACCGTGGCAGAGCAGGTTGGCAGTGGAGCCTCGAGCAGTTTCCTGTTCTGCTAGAGTGAGAGTGCAGGCTGCGGAAGGCAGAGAGCTAGAGGAGGGACTAGCACTTAGGTCAGAGAGAAAGCTGCAGACACcttcagaagaaaaaggaaaactcaaACTTCCCACATATATAACTCTCAGAAGAAGGGTTCCCCACCTGCAGCAGTTGCTTCGTTGGTTTGTATTTGGTGCCTCTCAAGGGGTGGTTCCGATGCACTTAGGACTGCTGAGTGGACAGCAGATGCCTGTGTGACCGTGCTCACTGTGGCATTGGAAGGTTTGGAAGAATGATGAAGCTGTGACCTCACCAGGTGGCTGGTCAGGGGTGATGTGGGCAGAGGCCTGGAGACTCAGGGCACTGGGAGGTGATGGGGTGTGACTTAGAAGGCAGCAAGTCCCTCTGGGACGACAGTGCTCTAGGAGGACCGAGTGAAGGAGGGAAGAGCAGGGCAGGACGTGGGGCTTGGGGAGCGGGACATGCTCCAGCACTGGCCTCCCGACCACGCATTCATGTTTGGTCATCCacattcactgagcacctactatgtgtcagatgcTGAACAGATGAAAGACACTGTCTCCACTCTATTCCCAAGGAAATATCCAGTCCACTGGGGAAGATAAAGTGGACCCAAGAAGGGAAGAAACCCCAAGGGGCCAGAACTACATATGGGAAGTGGGTAGGAGGGAGTCCAGGCTGCCCCCAGCATCCCTCCCTGGTAGTGGTGGTGACTCTGCTCCCTTGAGGTGAGGGAGAGGACGTGGGGGAGCTGGTGGTTGCAGTGTCCTCGGCTGGCCCTGCTGTCTGCCAGCATGACCTCTAATCATACTTGCCACTTTTTATAAGTTTTATTCGTCCCAGAGTTGGCTTCATGTCTGTACTGGGCTTGTTCCTTCTGTTATGAAGTGGATGGGCCAAATAGAGCTGTCTCATTCCTCAAAGGAAGAAATGGAGCCCATGAGAGCCTCAGGGTTTAGGATCCCGGATCCCTCTGATGTAAGGGGGCAAACAAACCAAGGCCTCCTGGCCCCTCATTCAAGGCATTTTTGTACTACACTGGTCACCCTCCCCTTCCCTGGCACAGCCCGTAGGGGGCATTAGAGCTGCTTTTATACCCCATCCTTAGCGCAGGCTCCTAGGTGGCAGGAAAGGGCTGAGATGCATTCTTTCTCCCTACTGTCTGCCCAGAGCCTGGGTGCTCTTCCCGATTTGTGAGAATGAATGCATGGATCTAGCCTGAGAGTCTCTGGGTCTGGGTGACCCTTCCTTCAGTGGAGTTCAGGGCCTTGGACTAAGCCATTTTGCTTTCTACTCTTGAATGGTCTAAATCCTCTGTGAAGTAAGCATAGATTTGTAAGAGGTCCCCCTGGGCAGGATAGTTAATGTGGGAGCCTGATGCAGTTTATGTTATAGTTTATGTAACTGTCACAGGGTGCTGGAGGATCCCAGAGAAGGGTCATCTTAGCCTGGAGGaatcaggaaggcttcctggaggaggtggccttGGACAACTGTGAAACATGAGTAGGAATTAGTGAGCCAGCGGGAGGAAGGGGCAGTGTTGTTCCAGACAGAAGAATAGCTTTTGTAAGAGCTTGGTAAGAATGCGGCTTTGGGAGTAGTGGACCATGAAGAAAGGGCAGGGACCAGATTGTGTTAGAGATTGTATTTTCTTACCTTAATAGAAGCCATTAAAGGATTCTAAAGCTTTGAAAATGCTGAGATCATTATCCTGCAGCTGCATGGTTGGAGGTGGGCAAGACTGAGGTGGAGGAGCTGATTTAGTGGCTGTGACTAGAAGGAAGGTTTAAGAATTGGcttggagaggagtggggtggctTGAGAAGGTAGG
This genomic window from Pongo pygmaeus isolate AG05252 chromosome 12, NHGRI_mPonPyg2-v2.0_pri, whole genome shotgun sequence contains:
- the RAB11FIP5 gene encoding rab11 family-interacting protein 5 isoform X1, which produces MALVRGAEPAAGPSRWLPTHVQVTVLRARGLRGKSSGAGSTSDAYTVIQVGREKYSTSVVEKTHGCPEWREECSFELPPGALDGLLRAQEADAGPAPWAASSAAACELVLTTMHRSLIGVDKFLGQATVALDEVFGAGRAQHTQWYKLHSKPGKKEKERGEIEVTIQFTRNNLSASMFDLSMKDKPRSPFSKIKDKMKGKKKYDLESASAILPSSAIEDPDLGSLGKMGKAKGFFLRNKLRKSSLTQSNTSLGSDSTLSSASGSLAYQGPGAELLTRSPSRSSWLSTEGGRDSAQSPKLFTHKRTYSDEANQMRVAPPRALLDLQGHLDAASRSSLCVNGSHIYNEEPQGPVRHRSSISGSLPSSGSLQAVSSRFSEEGPRSTDDTWPRGSRSNSSSEAVLGQEEPSAQAKVLAPGASHPGEEEGARLPEGKPVQVATPIVASSEAVAEKEGARKEERKPRMGLFHHHHQGLSRSELGRRSSLGEKGGPTLGASPHHSSSGEEKAKSSWFGLREAKDPTQKPSLDVSPQVESDPAALPHHLPCSPWAPAPPTPAPTAAPMLSANLFAAASPAAATAAAAATTTAAPEATPPGLLGLTNPFLTSLQSNPFFEELIADIALNSPSPAPSLPSASRASPTPLASPGKALPEWDNTFNVFAASRLRPEARSEILAPAGVGLEAAGLQDPGPGAMTAKAAEPQGEPGGGGGGRGGSSVWLEPRVPLDLGPDHQSASAADPGLLGSVGTGLPSSSAQLQLRASASEPDRELPAPEGEAGQSPADSGTSLFSSPEVISVWERLPGPESAAEGQDDESSRGENQLCPDVETADDAWPWDVVTISPAAETASLVLRGESDEPPPQVQPESPETVSPKGSEGLPPLEPEPKPEWVSDKGLQPSTPPPKPPRLFTPSRSQEEEEEEKAAVGLSNRGPETEGEDAFPSALVVGPPETKEEGEKRESEESDSCSSATLLGQPGLEELVEDASPPVSGPCLSAPASCPEGPAPIPCHSKSLALQSQHIWGAPEVGEGPEAPEAQGQDPVGEGLGSLSVTSQQADVWVSKEDALNPFLFQGSRDPPSLLSASLPGSRESSIHSGPEELPTPPEPDFPPPPLPPWASHHRGGPSPPCSPLSEAWPLTTSSAPPGEPALLPGPLEPSPPGGSPALLREDLAAATPASLLVLLPLETRPAEEPQPSASPHPVKPLSAAPVEGSPDRKQSRSSLSIALSSGLEKLKTVTSGSIQPVTQAPQAGQMVDTKRLKDSAVLDQSAKYYHLTHDELISLLLQRERELSQRDEHVQELESYIDRLLVRIMETSPTLLQIPPGPPK